In Setaria italica strain Yugu1 chromosome I, Setaria_italica_v2.0, whole genome shotgun sequence, the genomic window ACCTTATCTCTTTCTAGCTCACTCTCTCTCTAAAGAGAGCTAATGGTATTTTCAGTATATACGCTCATAATCATGATTCTTCTCAACTCTATACATATGGGCAGCTTCACGGACACGAAACCTAGCAAGGTTTTGGCACATGGAACGGAAACTGTTGCTTCTTCTATAATACCTAGTGCTTGAATGCCATGTCCATAAATAACAGACATCAAGATTAAATAATGGgaaaaaaagtgtatttttcgtCCCATAAATATTTTGAAAGTGTGATATTGTTGACGTGAAAAATCGGCCGGCGATCCCTCGCGCACCACACACGAAggcctgggagatctgcttaactccagttgtcggatttagtgaccggcagtccaccaaggggttacccaggtggtagatttgtaggcgggggagatcgcaagaccaagagctcgaatggtaacacaagggCGCAAGGTTTAGAAAGGTTTGGGCATCCGGAGAGTAATATTCTACATCTTGTATTCTGGTgaattgtattgctggtatgagatGCGAAGAGTTGATGTGCGTTACCCTCGGGGGTGCccctagccgccttatataggttgacgaTTTAGGGTTACAATCgaataggatctaatcctagtcagttgttacatggaaagcaatctgagttagtttacaacaagtatcccatgaTATCTAGGCTGAATTGATTCGCCCGGCCTCTTGGCTTGTGTTCCACGTGTCTTCATGCCATGGCCCACGGCACGGTCAAGCGGGCCCACTTGCTAGGgctgaccagtatcctggtcgatgGGGACCCATAGGTACCCTTATTCCTCACAGTGCAGGTCCTAAGCTTCTTGAGTTTcggggcgtgccagtcagtttgaccattcaactgacgaGGTATATGACGATATTGTATCGGTCAGTTAATAGAACCACTATGCTGAGCCGATACAACACTTGGTCAAGTAAGATGTAGTGACGGCCTGTCGGCTGGATGAGAGTATTGAAGTGCAATGAGCCGATGGCCAATGTCCGATGCAAGAATTAATAACAGCAGCCATAAAAGGAGCCGTTGCCTACCATGTGCACATCAGATAGACTAACAGATCTAgttaatgtcttgataagtgtaattaaACTTAGACATGGTAAAAcaaatgagagggcattgacatcaatcttTAACCTAAAAGTTTAGAACACAACAAACAAGAatctcttgcctaccgcttacaagctgATTCTAATAGAATCCTAATCAATGTTATGACCGTGTagttgaacttagacaaggtaacacagtaagagggcattaacttcagCCCAATAACCTGACAGACACGCTAGCAGTAGTAAGGTCTCACATGCTTTAGCCATTGGCTCGGTGACATCATCCTATTACCAAGAGATATGGATAAAACCCAACTGAAGCATCGTCTCTCATAGGTAGTGTTTTGGTGTTAAGGATCCGAcggctagcaatacgagggaCCAAGAATAAGAAACTACCGGCTATTGAAGCATGCTCTGTTAATCTCTTAATAACATGACAATTAAAGCAATGTAACGGATCTAGAAGATAAGCTAACCAATAGATCTTAATCAAGGCAAGATAATTGGTAGATGAATCTAGAAACCACAACGATGCGTCTGgtagttaaagcctagaacatcTGGTAATGGCGACGCTTGCAGGCCAACCGGAGGTCGAGGCGACGTAGCCATGTTTGTTGAAGAAGTCGCCggtagagatagatcctagagCTTACCGGAGATCGAAGTCGATGTAGCCCCGTTTGCTAGAAGAAACTCGttgagaagctacattactcctactcctaagggtGACGCTAGGCCGAAAAAGGTAGATTGTATTGATATGTTGATCGAGAGATACAATGGTCAGGGCCTAAACTAATGACTTCTAACCAACTATACTAATACTAATGACTCGTACAAGCCTAACAATTAATATCTAACCAAAAGAAAATATTGTGCTTTAATTTTCCTTACGTAGAATCCTTAAGCTTCCTTGTACTGCCATCAGGTTCCTGTTTCCGTCAAATCCCACGGCTCTATTTGCTTCCTTGAGGACCGTCCATATATATACTTTTGTTTATTCCAACGAGTTTAGCTTTGGACTTGGTTGGTCACGGTAACACAGGCAACCACATGTCTTCCACGTGTGCATGCAGTCTAGGCAAATAAATCAGAGCACATACTCCGTATCTGGCCACCACACATATCGAGCCGATCGTCATCTGCGTACACACTAGCTTCTCATCATTACCCGTGAATCCTGCAGATGCATGCTAGTAGCCGATCTTCGAATTTTATGGGATTTTGTTGATCAAAATCTAGGTCAACAGATATTTATCCTTAATATTTCAATTGGTTCAAATTAATCCCTTAACTAATTATATCGATACACTAAGTAATCCCCACCTCGATATTGTATTAGTGCCATCTAATAACGGTTTATGCTACATAATCATCTAACTAATCAATTTTTAGCATTTAATgagttaaaataataaaattcaaAATCTTCTAAAATGGCTACCTATAAATTTTTTAGGGAAAATTAGTTGAATAGATTCACAGCGAACTGTTATTAGCGATGGTCTCGACATGAGATGTGGCTAAGCAGTGATTATCAAGATGATTACATGACAAAAATGTTTTTATATGATACTAAATTATTGTTAACTAAGGTAGGAATAGAAATGCACTGGTTTAGTTAGTTAAGagattgatttgcaccaaatgaaatatgAGAGATGAATGCTACACTTTTACAAAATTTAAGGgatggaaaaatatttttttagaaaaatattgtCTATAAGAATTTCCTCTCTTATTTCTCTCTCCACGTCAAATTAAATTCTACTGGACACGTCTTCAATATGGATGGCGTCACTGCAGTGTATACACTAAATGTAGGTTTTCTCATGGTGAAACATTTTCATTCAAGTTTGAGTTGTCGATTCGGTACGAGtgttcacatttttctgatttatCGGAGGAGCTAATTTAACTTATTTTAGTATAACGAGTAATGCTCATCCATAACGAGACATGTATCTTCGAAGAAGATGAGTGTGTAGCTTTAGTACGGCATAATACCTTGAAAACAAGGGGAAAAGAAAcaggaaaaaacaaaaagaagagtGTGAAAACAAAAATAGTAGAAAGAGGCGTGGGGAGAGCGAGAGAGGTGGCTGGTGGGGGTGGTGGACCGTGGCCTTCCCCGTTTCGTCTCCGGTCCTCCTCGTTTTATCCCCTTTGCCCTTGCTCTCCCCTCTCCCCGCCCCTTTCCTCCTTCcaccctcctccgcgccgcggcCTTCTCCTTCACGAGAGGCCACGCTCCATCCCCGCCcgctccgcctcccccgccgaccggcggcgagcgcggcccaACAATAGCGTCGTGGTCGGCCGGTAAGATCCCTATCCTTTTCCCCGTTCGCTGCTCCTTCCGTTACTTGCTTTGTTTGATCCTATACTCATTGGACGAGATAAAAAAAAGTTGCTGCCCCTGTTCATTTGCTCCTTCATAGCGATTCCTGTGCTGCTTCCTGCTGAAAGTTTTGGATTAATGGCTTGCCACGCTTCGCCTTACTTCGAATTTATTCGGTTATTGCTGAATTCCCCCGATTAGATCTTTCTTCTAGTGACCAGCCGCATCTAATTTGGATTTGCACGGCTTCTTGCAGACGCTTCGCGGGTTGGCGGTACAAGGCGCCAATGGGGATCGCGGAGGCGGCTCTCCACACCATGCCGGGGGCATTTGCAGCCCACTCCCCGGCATCCAATTTGTCCATCGGGGCAGACgctaggaggaggaagaggaccaCCAACTTGGTGCCCAACGCCAGGGCACTGCAAGGCCTCCTAAAGATTCCGAGGTTGAGGTCCGTTAGGCGGCAGTGCCAGCGGATAGACGACCTTGCAAAGGTCACAGAAGGGAACGGGACTTGGGCCACGGATGCTATGAATAATGCCAGCCAGGTTCTTGGCGATTTGAGCGCACGGGATCAGGCTGTAGGTGGCAATGGAGGTTTAAATGGGAATGCTGTCAAGTCTCCACCTAAGATGTGGAAGACGTCATCAGTCGAGGATGAGGCCTGGGAACTTCTGCAGGAGTCGATGGTTTACTATTGTGGTAGTCCTGTCGGGACGATTGCTGCCAACGATCCGAATGATAGTGATCCAGTGAACTATGATCAGGTGTTTATTCGAGACTTCATACCATCAGGCATTGCTTTTCTATTGAAGGGGGAATACGAAATTGTGCGCAATTTCATTCTACACACCCTTCAGCTTCAGGTACTGGTTATGTCTTGCTattaaatattattttttttgttttttaggtTCAGGTCCTCGTATCTATTATGATAATGTTAGTGAATATTTATGTAATATGCATGAACTGACAAAAGAATTATTACATGGAAGCTAACTGTgctaagttcaaattttgaacCCGTGTTTACTTGAGTATGTTGCTTTAGATGTATTtgttttaacatagaaatatagAATTTGTCTTGGCCCATTCAAATTTTAGCAAGTAATTTTTCCAGTGGCAAAGAGTTCCACCTAGGAGCTGCAGACTATGTTGAGTTGTTGACAGAAAATAAGGTTACACATACCTCTTTGCAAAAGTCGATGTACAGTGACATTCACGAACTTTGTTAATAGACTTTTGCAAAACTAGGTGGACAAAATCAGCATCCTATAAATTAATAAATTTATTGCTTGTCTAACTATTTAAGcaggaaaaaaattataactgcaGGCACTGCCTAAGATGGGAATTTCCGTATGTGGCACTCAATTCAGTGACATTCAGGATTTGTGATTTTTATGGGTCCATTTGGCACAGCTGCAGCTTCTAGAATTCTTGAGCTCAGTGTTCCTAGTTTTCATGGAGCTGGAGCTGGGGCTTGGGCTACATTCACACTGTTTATGTAAATCCTTTTGATTTGAAGTTAGACCAAAAGTAGATGTTTTAGTTTATAAACTCTAAACGACACTGTTATGGAAATCCTTTTGATTTGAAGTTAGACTAAAAATAGATATTTAAAACGCTTTATTTAGTTTTAAACTCTAAAACTGTCTTGGAGCTGAGTTGAAGCTGCACCAACCGCAGCCTATGTCTCAATGACATGTGGATTGAGTGACATATCCTGAATTATTCCCTTAGGTTGTGCTAGTTTGTCTGATACCTTGAATTGATCTATAGAGCTGGGAGAAGACAATGGATTGCCACAGTCCAGGTCAAGGTTTAATGCCTGCCAGCTTTAAAGTGCGGACAATTCCACTTGATGGTGATGAGGATGTGACTGAGGAGGTCTTGGATCCTGATTTTGGGGAGGCTGCAATAGGACGTGTGGCACCTGTGGATTCAGGTACTGCTGCTGCTCATgaaattagtttttttttgtttttggttaCTCAGCATTCCCTAATGTTTAATTGGGTACTTGATCATAATGGGCATCAGGTCTATGGTGGATCATATTGCTTAGGGCATATGGAAAATGTTCAGGGGATCTGTCAGTACAGGAGAGAATTGATGTCCAGACTGGAATGAAAATGATTCTGAAGCTTTGTTTGGCTGATGGTTTCGACATGTTCCCTACGTTACTGGTAACTGATGGTTCATGCATGATTGATCGTCGAATGGGAATTCATGGACATCCACTTGAAATTCAGGTATTCTCTTTACTATTTCTAGTTTTCAATAAAACATGGATACTATTGGGATTTCTAAGAGGGGGACTGAATGACTGATTTCTTGTTGGAAAATGGACTGAAGTAATGAGCTTTCAGGATTGATAGACATGGATAGGTAGGCTGACTATCCCTACATTATCCAGAAAAGGATGATTATGAGTAGTGCTGGGGATTGTAAaaccataaaaaaaatttaatgcaGAGAAGAAACTAGGATCCCACAGATAAAATTGGTGATCTGGATAGTGGTGGCATAGTAGTTGCTATAGTGTTTGCAATTGAgaactatatttttttttctcgaatatgcaggagagctgtgtatcattatattaaggtGAGGGGGTTTGGAAACCCAAACACCACCACACACACACTACACTTACATGCACTACTTGCCTTATAAACAACTAAAAAACTTGACCTCGACCCAAACCGAGAAATTTAATTGACTGAACATGGCTAATCTTCATTAACTTAAGCAAATACAAGTCAAGCCTCAATAGGGTTTTGTATGCATGAACAAGTTTACAAGGGCAGTAACCATGAAAATCTCAATTCAAGCTCTGCTGACACCTTGATTGAAAAAAACAGGACAAAATAGCGCATACCACTTTTTTTGTGTGATAAACACTAGCTCACACATTGTTTTCTGTGTAGGCACTCTTCTATTCAGCTCTCTTGTGTGCACGTGAGATGTTGACTCCAGAAGATGGATCGGCTGACTTAATCCGTGCCCTCAATAACAGACTTATTGCACTGTCCTTTCATATCAGGGAGTACTATTGGGTTGACATGCAAAAATTGAATGAGATATATCGGTATAAAACAGAAGAATATTCTTACGATGCTGTCAACAAGTTTAACATATACCCAGATCAGATTCCTCCATGGCTTGTTGAATGGATACCTCCTAAAGGGGGCTACTTTATCGGAAACCTCCAGCCAGCTCATATGGACTTCCGGTTCTTTTCACTGGGAAATTTATGGTCAATAGTTAGCAGCTTGGCAACGACTCAACAATCCCATGCTATTTTAGATCTTATTGAATCTAAGTGGTCTGATTTAGTGGCAGAGATGCCACTAAAGATATGTTATCCGGCTCTTGAGAACCAGGAATGGAAAATCATCACTGGCAGTGACCCTAAAAACACGTGAGTCTTAGAATAATATTTTCAATTTCTTGCTTTCTACCTGGATCATATTGCAGTTCATTTGCATTTTCTAAACAATTTCTGTTGAAACAGGCCTTGGTCGTACCACAATGGAGGGTCCTGGCCAACATTATTGTGGCAGGTTTGCATTTTCTAAACATTCTTGAAGACTATGTGTTCTTTTAGTACTGATTCATAGCCTCTTAATGTTGAATCGGGTTTTATTGTCCGTGCACATAGCATGGTGGCATTTTCTTTATCTTGATAAATCGTAGCAGTTTGTAGGGACAATGAGTCCTTAACTGGGGTTTATTGGTGATCTATTCGTTTCTTTTCTGCTCTGCACCTCCATCATGTAATCTTACTAGATTGTTTTTGTTGGGCAATGGCTATCCTTATGTGCAGCTCACAGTGGCATGTATCAAGATGAACAGACCTGAGCTTGCTGCGAAAGCAATAGAAGTAGCTGAGAGGCGTATTGCTACGGACAAATGGCCTGAATATTATGACACCAAGCGGGCACGATTTATCGGGAAACAGTCCCGGCTGTACCAAACATGGTCTATTGCTGGGTTCCTAGTAGCAAAGCTACTAATCGAGAAGCCTGATGCTGCTAGGATTCTGTGGAACGACGAGGATGCAGAAATACTCAATGCTTTGAGCACGAACAGAAAACGGGGCAAGAAAGTGTTGAAGAAAACATACATTGTCTGAATTCTCAAAGCAAGTTCCATCAAATGACCTAAGTTAGCATAGTAAGTTATAGGAAGCGGCTTTCCTGTATATAAACTTAAACAAGGTTGTGTTTTTGATGGAGGAGGGTGCCTGCTGTTGGATGCTGTTATTGTGGATGCATCTGGCTTTGCAAGAAAGCACTTGCTTGAGCATTCCTCAATTGTATATCTTCCAACATTTTTGGTATACTAGGCCTGCGTCATGTAGTTACTTTACTCTTCGTTTGACCAGAGTTCAAAAGTTTGCATTTACCCAGATAGCAATAGAGCTTTGGTTGCTCGAATTACTCCATTCTTGTAATTGTCCGGATATCACTGGCATATATGTAATGCATGAATTGTCACCAAATTGCACATAGCCCTGTTACATAGGGTTGAGGGTTCATTTCCATCTTGGTTTGTTTGCCCCTTCAGCTGACGCAATACCTGTCTGAAAAGCAGTAAAACAAACTTCTTTATGCAAACTCATCATTTGAGGATGATAAACATGAGTTCTTGTTTATACTGATCCCTAACATCCTCGCGAAGTTAAATCCATGATAAACTTCCATTTTCTGACCGATTCCAAGCATCCTAGCAAAGAGAAATATTAAGTTCCAAAAGCACACATCATATATGTGACTGAAACAAAGTTCATAGCAACGGTTCAGCATGCATGTTGTTGAATACAGACAAAATCATAGAATGGCAGGCCAGGAGGTAGCGGAGTTTCTGTCACATTTGTGCTGTGTTTAGTTTCTCGGTTTACTCATGATTTGGAGTGATACACATTAAGAAAGGTAAAATTCACACGAATtgataaattcagaaaaacaaacATAATCCAAGCAACGTGCGGGGGATAAAGATTTGCACCTTccaacagcaagaagaggaggaaaacaCCTTCCAACAACAAGAAGAGGAGGGAAAAAGGACATACAGCTCCTGAGGAATATGTGTGGTTTTCCAAACATATTTGTATGATCATTGCAACACGTGGGAAATTACAACATGATAATATTCATTCTAAAATCCTGTAATTCCATTTACCCCGTGTCTCAGCCAGCGAATGGTTCGTGTAAGCTTCCCAAAAATAACATCAATTTCAGTTAATTTTTATAGAAAAGGTAGTAAATAGCGCTCTATATATAGCGAGAAGTCATGGCAAAGCAAATGAAGTTCACCTCCCAATTGCCAAATAAAGGCACatttcttgcctcctctttcaCTGtccaaggaggaggaagaggaggagaaggaagccGTGCCAAATCTATCTGGTTTGATCCATAGCCTGGTTAATGATATGTCCATGCTGTTTTGGTTCTTGGATTTGTGATGATTTCTTggtctctcttttttctagagtTCTTTCTCGTCTTTTCAACGATTCCGAGCTGCATGTACTAGCCAATGCCCAATTGACAAAAATGCTAAGCAAGCCATAGGGAAAGAATTTCATGTGAATTTTACATGATGCAAATTAACTTTCTCTGAATTTGCAGGAACTAGGGACCTGTCCCTTTCTTTGAAGCGGGGCAGCCTCTAGCCAGCCTTACATTGCGGACGGCAAAGATGCCACGCGGCGCCAAGCCCGCGGCTTCGTCGAAGCCGAACCCCTtcgactccgactcggactCCGAGTCCCAGCCCGCGAGGAAGCCGTCGGGGGCGTCGTCGTACCAGGCCCCCGCCGACGCCAAGAAGCGGTACAAGGACGGGTTCCGCGACACCGGCGGGCTGGAGAACCAGTCGGTGCAGGAGCTCGAGCACTACGCCGCGTACAAGGCCGAGGAGACCACCGACGCGCTCGCCGGGTGCCTCCGCATCGCCGAGGACATCAAGAAGGACGCCTCCGACACGCTCATCACCCTGCACAAGCAGGGGGAGCAGATCAGCCGCACGCACGAGAAGGCCGTCGAGATCGACCAGGACCTCACCAAGGTGCTTTATTTGGAATGTGGCT contains:
- the LOC101774900 gene encoding neutral/alkaline invertase 3, chloroplastic — its product is MGIAEAALHTMPGAFAAHSPASNLSIGADARRRKRTTNLVPNARALQGLLKIPRLRSVRRQCQRIDDLAKVTEGNGTWATDAMNNASQVLGDLSARDQAVGGNGGLNGNAVKSPPKMWKTSSVEDEAWELLQESMVYYCGSPVGTIAANDPNDSDPVNYDQVFIRDFIPSGIAFLLKGEYEIVRNFILHTLQLQSWEKTMDCHSPGQGLMPASFKVRTIPLDGDEDVTEEVLDPDFGEAAIGRVAPVDSGLWWIILLRAYGKCSGDLSVQERIDVQTGMKMILKLCLADGFDMFPTLLVTDGSCMIDRRMGIHGHPLEIQALFYSALLCAREMLTPEDGSADLIRALNNRLIALSFHIREYYWVDMQKLNEIYRYKTEEYSYDAVNKFNIYPDQIPPWLVEWIPPKGGYFIGNLQPAHMDFRFFSLGNLWSIVSSLATTQQSHAILDLIESKWSDLVAEMPLKICYPALENQEWKIITGSDPKNTPWSYHNGGSWPTLLWQLTVACIKMNRPELAAKAIEVAERRIATDKWPEYYDTKRARFIGKQSRLYQTWSIAGFLVAKLLIEKPDAARILWNDEDAEILNALSTNRKRGKKVLKKTYIV